Proteins from one Sarcophilus harrisii chromosome 2, mSarHar1.11, whole genome shotgun sequence genomic window:
- the LOC100930150 gene encoding sepiapterin reductase, producing the protein MEGGLGRSVCILTGASRGLGRSLALLLAPRLAAGSALLLSARNSEALKALAAELGAARPDVRVLCVSADLGSEAGLRRLTEALRELPRPPDLQRLLLINNAGTLGDVSKYVVDFADPVEVNGYWALNVTSTLCLTAGVLRAFPPSPGLKRTVVNISSLCAVQPFKSWSLYCSGKAARDMMFRVLAKEEPDMRVLNYAPGPLDTDMHQEGRQKTKDLDVRETLNKLKDSQSLLDCSVSAQKLLDLLQQDTFESGAHIDFFDE; encoded by the exons ATGGAGGGCGGCCTGGGCCGGAGCGTGTGCATCCTGACCGGGGCCTCCCGGGGCTTGGGCCGCAGCCTGGCCCTGCTGCTGGCCCCGCGGCTGGCCGCCGGCTCGGCGCTGCTGCTGAGCGCCCGCAACTCCGAGGCCCTGAAGGCGCTGGCGGCCGAGCTGGGGGCGGCGCGCCCGGATGTGCGGGTGCTGTGCGTGTCGGCCGACCTGGGCAGCGAGGCCGGGCTGCGGCGGCTGACGGAGGCGCTGCGGGAGCTGCCCAGGCCGCCGGACTTGCAGCGGCTCCTGCTGATCAACAACGCTG gtacCTTAGGAGATGTGTCTAAATATGTTGTGGACTTTGCTGACCCAGTAGAAGTCAATGGCTACTGGGCTCTGAATGTGACCTCCACCCTTTGCCTAACTGCGGGGGTCCTCAGGGCCTTCCCTCCCAGCCCCGGCCTGAAGCGAACTGTGGTCAACATCTCCTCCTTGTGTGCCGTGCAACCCTTCAAGAGCTGGAGCCTCTACTGTTCCGGCAAAGCTGCCCGAGACATGATGTTCAGAGTCCTGGCAAAGGAGGAACCCGACATGCGAGTGCTGAACTATGCCCCAG GCCCTCTGGACACAGACATGCATCAGGAAGGCAGACAGAAAACCAAGGACTTGGACGTACGGGAGACTCTGAACAAGCTCAAGGACAGCCAGTCCCTGCTGGATTGCTCAGTCTCTGCCCAGAAGCTCCTAGACCTGCTGCAGCAGGATACTTTTGAGTCAGGGGCCCACATTGACTTCTTTGATGAGTAG